The following proteins come from a genomic window of Halorussus halophilus:
- a CDS encoding potassium channel family protein: protein MRLVIVGAGRVGRRTAQILQEEGHDVTVVENDPDKADLARSMGFMVIEGDGASEDILEQTDLETVDAIAGVTGDLNVNYAACMIGKHYGCRTVLRIDEDYREDIYHKFADDVDEVVYPERLGAAGAKTALLGGDFNVIADLTEGLQLTTLTIPERAPIVGQRVSGIELPEDARIYAHGHSRDRLTIPLPGTEIDAGDRLAVIVDQGALPEVKERLLGEATEANI from the coding sequence ATGCGATTGGTTATCGTCGGTGCGGGCCGGGTCGGCCGTCGCACCGCCCAGATTCTACAGGAAGAAGGTCACGACGTGACGGTGGTCGAGAACGACCCCGACAAGGCCGACCTCGCCCGTTCGATGGGATTCATGGTCATCGAAGGCGACGGTGCGAGCGAAGATATCTTAGAACAGACGGACCTCGAAACCGTCGATGCCATCGCTGGCGTCACCGGCGACCTCAACGTCAACTACGCGGCCTGCATGATTGGCAAGCACTACGGCTGTCGGACGGTGCTGCGAATCGACGAGGACTACCGCGAAGACATCTATCACAAGTTCGCCGACGACGTAGACGAGGTCGTCTACCCCGAGCGACTCGGCGCGGCGGGCGCGAAGACTGCGCTGCTGGGCGGCGACTTCAACGTCATCGCCGACCTCACCGAGGGTCTGCAACTGACGACGTTGACCATCCCCGAGCGCGCTCCCATCGTCGGCCAGCGCGTCTCCGGAATCGAACTGCCGGAGGACGCGAGAATCTACGCCCACGGCCACTCCCGGGACAGACTGACGATTCCACTGCCGGGGACCGAAATCGACGCGGGCGACCGACTCGCCGTCATCGTAGACCAAGGCGCACTGCCGGAGGTCAAAGAGCGACTGTTGGGCGAGGCCACAGAAGCGAACATCTAG
- a CDS encoding DsbA family protein, whose translation MTNDNERFDRRAFLAATASASVLLAGCSGDDGADSTTTGGTSGTTVGSIGTTRGTTSTRKTTSTDGATTEATQTTNAETATSSTETQTTAGTETTTDAGTTTETQTTSQPTTTTTTSGKRRKPQFSFTANHASASGLGRQPYLGDPPSQTGKVVVMYQDMSCSVCRDFEFGAFQKLRSKRIVSGDVTFVVRDYPHVDNWTYPATTGLESTYDRNPEMYWPLRHHVYEEQSSFTMENVYDRIESLLRANTSVNPDAVVEDMAEGAYKPTLQADLKNRKQASVSGTPTFFLFDGATLVDRLEGNVEYEAFGSLF comes from the coding sequence ATGACCAACGACAACGAGCGATTTGACCGGCGAGCGTTTCTCGCCGCGACTGCGAGCGCGAGCGTCCTGCTCGCCGGGTGTTCCGGCGATGATGGCGCGGACTCGACGACGACCGGAGGAACGTCGGGGACGACGGTGGGGAGCATCGGGACCACGCGCGGAACGACGAGCACTCGGAAGACCACTAGTACAGATGGAGCGACGACAGAGGCGACCCAGACGACGAACGCGGAGACAGCGACGAGTTCGACCGAGACCCAAACGACGGCAGGGACCGAAACGACGACCGACGCAGGAACGACGACCGAGACCCAGACGACCAGCCAACCGACCACGACCACGACGACCAGTGGAAAACGCCGCAAGCCGCAGTTCAGCTTCACTGCGAATCACGCGTCGGCGTCGGGACTCGGCCGCCAACCGTATCTCGGCGACCCGCCCAGTCAGACCGGCAAGGTCGTCGTGATGTATCAGGACATGTCCTGTTCGGTGTGTAGAGACTTCGAGTTCGGTGCGTTCCAGAAACTCCGCTCGAAGCGCATCGTCTCCGGCGACGTGACCTTCGTCGTCCGGGACTACCCCCACGTAGACAACTGGACGTATCCGGCGACCACCGGCCTCGAATCGACGTACGATCGGAACCCGGAGATGTACTGGCCGCTCCGGCATCACGTCTACGAAGAGCAGTCGTCGTTCACGATGGAGAACGTCTACGACCGAATCGAATCGCTGCTGCGAGCGAATACGAGTGTGAACCCCGACGCCGTGGTCGAGGACATGGCGGAGGGCGCGTACAAGCCGACTCTCCAAGCCGACCTGAAAAACCGCAAGCAAGCGAGCGTCAGCGGAACACCAACCTTCTTCCTGTTCGACGGGGCCACGCTCGTAGACCGCCTCGAAGGAAACGTCGAGTACGAGGCGTTCGGCTCGCTGTTCTGA
- a CDS encoding AEC family transporter, protein MSLLSALSTAILPVLSVAAVGFLLGRTREIDVDPLGTITIYVLTPALVFYSLATSSLSGALAAKILGGVALFTAAMVGLAEGAGRLLGETEPVQGALVLSSSFPNAGNYGIPLSAFAFGAVGRSTAVLYIAGQSVLMYTVGVYLASRGEESDVLGSVSEVFRLPLVYAVVAAGLARWFGVVPPTDTAAMETLKLVGDSAIPVMLLILGIQLANTRHGASISRVGVSNGLKLVVAPLVGAAVAVGLGMATNDATVARVFVLECGMPAAITPLILAIEYDEGGDGLTAPEYISTAIFASTLASVVTLTALIAILRAGLLV, encoded by the coding sequence GTGTCACTGCTCTCCGCGCTCTCGACGGCGATTCTCCCAGTTCTCTCCGTGGCGGCGGTCGGCTTTCTGCTCGGTCGGACCCGCGAAATCGACGTGGACCCGCTCGGAACCATCACTATCTACGTCCTCACGCCCGCGCTGGTCTTCTACAGTCTCGCTACCTCGTCGCTGTCCGGCGCGCTCGCGGCGAAGATACTTGGCGGCGTCGCCCTGTTCACGGCGGCGATGGTCGGTCTCGCAGAAGGCGCAGGCCGACTGCTCGGCGAGACCGAACCCGTGCAAGGTGCGCTCGTCCTCTCCTCGTCGTTCCCGAACGCGGGCAACTACGGCATCCCGCTGTCGGCGTTCGCGTTCGGCGCAGTCGGCCGCTCGACGGCCGTCCTCTACATCGCCGGGCAGTCCGTGCTGATGTACACCGTGGGCGTCTATTTAGCCTCCCGCGGCGAGGAGAGCGACGTTCTCGGCTCCGTCTCGGAGGTGTTTCGCCTGCCGCTGGTGTACGCCGTCGTAGCCGCCGGACTCGCCCGCTGGTTCGGTGTCGTCCCGCCGACCGACACCGCGGCGATGGAGACGCTGAAACTCGTCGGCGACTCGGCAATTCCCGTGATGCTCCTCATCTTGGGCATCCAGTTAGCAAACACCCGCCACGGCGCGTCCATCTCGCGCGTCGGCGTTTCGAACGGCCTGAAACTCGTCGTCGCGCCGCTGGTCGGCGCGGCCGTCGCCGTCGGTCTCGGAATGGCGACCAACGACGCAACCGTCGCGCGGGTGTTCGTACTCGAATGTGGGATGCCCGCCGCTATTACGCCGCTCATCCTCGCTATCGAGTACGACGAGGGCGGCGACGGGTTGACCGCCCCGGAGTACATCAGCACCGCCATCTTCGCGAGTACGCTCGCCAGCGTCGTCACACTGACCGCGCTGATCGCGATTCTGCGGGCCGGACTGCTGGTCTGA
- a CDS encoding DNA-binding protein, producing the protein MSDSPDDERLEELRKQKMQEMQEQGEQQEAQEAAQQQADAQKQAMLRQYLTDGARKRLNSVRMSKPDFAEKVEQQVLAVAQSGRVNGKIDEEKMKELLRELKPDSKSFNIRRR; encoded by the coding sequence ATGTCCGACAGCCCCGACGACGAACGACTCGAAGAACTTCGCAAGCAGAAGATGCAGGAGATGCAGGAGCAAGGCGAACAGCAAGAGGCCCAAGAGGCCGCCCAACAGCAAGCCGACGCCCAGAAGCAGGCGATGCTTCGTCAGTACCTCACCGACGGCGCGCGCAAGCGACTCAACTCGGTGCGCATGAGCAAGCCGGACTTCGCCGAGAAGGTCGAACAGCAAGTCCTCGCCGTCGCCCAGAGTGGCCGCGTCAACGGCAAGATAGACGAAGAGAAGATGAAGGAACTCCTCCGCGAACTGAAGCCCGATTCGAAGAGCTTCAACATCCGCCGTCGCTGA
- a CDS encoding DUF7114 family protein, which translates to MEPAVRARDAGREAVQDITPKPLRDRIHALLDDSAMVPAVLTLSSADAADGETAGQPSQSYTVEGVAERAAGVQLIYEGLRLTRTLAGDTPWEKESPHTDANIDVLAADVMVARGFYLLARTDAADKAVETVQSFGKDQTDRQQGRDGTENGLEGDVFELAVVAGTAVVGRTPPTALLAYVSALAADTDADDSDPPEAVPDAVEKAMTGRSPDHVLGGEPRPSATDP; encoded by the coding sequence ATGGAACCGGCCGTCCGGGCACGAGACGCGGGGAGAGAGGCTGTGCAGGATATCACACCGAAACCCCTGCGCGACCGAATCCACGCGCTGTTGGACGACTCGGCGATGGTCCCCGCCGTGTTGACGCTGTCGTCTGCGGACGCTGCCGACGGTGAGACCGCTGGCCAGCCGAGTCAGTCGTACACCGTCGAGGGCGTTGCCGAGCGAGCGGCCGGAGTGCAACTCATCTACGAGGGGCTTCGACTCACACGGACGCTCGCGGGCGACACTCCATGGGAGAAAGAATCGCCCCACACCGACGCGAACATCGACGTACTCGCGGCGGACGTCATGGTCGCTCGTGGCTTCTACCTTCTCGCTCGCACGGACGCCGCAGACAAGGCAGTCGAGACTGTCCAGTCGTTCGGCAAGGACCAGACTGACCGCCAGCAGGGCCGCGACGGCACCGAGAACGGTCTGGAGGGCGACGTGTTCGAGTTGGCTGTCGTCGCAGGCACGGCCGTCGTCGGCCGCACGCCGCCGACGGCACTGCTGGCGTACGTCTCCGCGTTAGCCGCCGACACTGATGCCGACGACAGCGACCCACCGGAGGCCGTTCCGGACGCCGTCGAGAAAGCGATGACCGGTCGGTCGCCGGACCACGTTCTCGGCGGCGAACCGCGACCCTCGGCCACCGACCCGTGA
- a CDS encoding dihydrodipicolinate synthase family protein, giving the protein MQGTGVPLVTPFESDGELDEQRLRELVGWVESHGVDFVVPCGSNSEAELMSVEERARVTEIVAEESDVPTIAGTGHPGLRETLKQTELAAESGADAALVVTPFYYSYDDDSLETYYRKVADESPIPVYLYSVPAYTDVKLAPESVGRLASHENVAGMKDSTGDLETLQRERALTADEEFDLLVGSGSVYAHGLDSGADGGVLALANVAPARASEIFQLHRGGKDEQARQLNARLVELNYAVTAGFGVPGLKAAMRERGAPAGYARKPHREVSEAVREELEGLVETARL; this is encoded by the coding sequence ATGCAAGGCACAGGCGTCCCGTTGGTCACGCCCTTCGAGAGCGACGGCGAACTCGACGAGCAGCGCCTCCGCGAACTCGTCGGCTGGGTCGAATCACACGGCGTCGATTTCGTGGTCCCCTGCGGGTCCAACAGCGAGGCCGAACTGATGAGCGTCGAGGAGCGCGCTCGCGTCACGGAAATCGTCGCCGAGGAGTCCGACGTACCGACGATTGCGGGAACGGGTCATCCGGGGCTCCGCGAGACGCTCAAGCAGACGGAGTTGGCGGCCGAGTCGGGTGCTGACGCCGCACTCGTCGTGACGCCCTTCTATTACAGCTACGACGACGACTCGCTGGAAACGTACTACCGCAAAGTAGCCGACGAGAGTCCGATTCCAGTCTACCTCTACAGTGTGCCTGCCTACACGGACGTGAAACTGGCTCCCGAATCGGTGGGGCGACTGGCGAGCCACGAGAACGTCGCGGGCATGAAGGATTCGACCGGGGACTTGGAGACACTCCAGCGCGAGCGCGCCCTGACGGCAGACGAGGAGTTCGACCTGCTGGTTGGCAGTGGCAGCGTCTACGCGCACGGACTCGACTCGGGTGCGGACGGCGGCGTGCTGGCACTGGCGAACGTCGCGCCAGCGCGCGCCAGCGAAATCTTCCAACTGCACCGTGGGGGAAAAGACGAGCAAGCGCGGCAACTGAACGCCCGACTGGTCGAGTTGAACTACGCGGTCACGGCGGGGTTCGGAGTGCCGGGGTTGAAAGCGGCGATGCGCGAGCGCGGCGCGCCTGCTGGGTACGCCCGGAAACCGCATCGTGAGGTCAGCGAAGCGGTTCGTGAGGAGTTGGAAGGGTTAGTAGAGACTGCACGACTGTAG
- the thiL gene encoding thiamine-phosphate kinase, giving the protein MNERAALALLAEDVASAGDDAAVVDGQVLTTDMLHETTDFPAGTTRYTAGWRAVGASLSDVAAMGASASAAVAVYASPDFDREELEAFVSGATDVCEAVEAEYVGGDLDQSREFTAATTALGRTDDPVLRSGATPGELVCVTGTLGRSAAALELFDRGDCERANDLFRFEPRVADGRALADDATAMMDSSDGLARSLHQLAEASDCGFSVEWSAIPVDDAVLAVSADDPEERIRERALFFGEDFELVFTLAEDDLEAAREASPTPISVVGTVTEADVRMDDDLLPDRGYTHGE; this is encoded by the coding sequence ATGAACGAGCGGGCGGCACTCGCACTCCTCGCCGAGGACGTGGCGAGCGCGGGCGACGACGCGGCGGTGGTCGATGGGCAAGTCCTGACGACCGACATGCTCCACGAGACGACGGACTTCCCCGCGGGAACGACCCGCTACACTGCTGGCTGGCGAGCAGTCGGTGCCTCGCTTTCCGACGTAGCCGCGATGGGAGCGAGCGCGTCGGCAGCCGTCGCGGTGTACGCAAGTCCCGACTTCGACCGCGAGGAACTGGAAGCGTTCGTCTCGGGTGCGACCGACGTGTGCGAAGCCGTCGAAGCCGAGTACGTCGGCGGCGACTTAGACCAAAGCCGAGAGTTCACCGCTGCCACGACTGCCCTCGGTCGAACCGACGACCCCGTACTTCGCTCGGGTGCGACGCCCGGCGAACTCGTCTGCGTGACGGGCACGCTCGGTCGAAGCGCGGCGGCGCTCGAACTGTTCGACCGCGGCGACTGCGAGCGCGCGAACGACCTGTTCCGGTTCGAGCCACGAGTCGCCGATGGACGTGCGCTCGCCGACGACGCCACCGCGATGATGGATTCGAGCGACGGCCTCGCGCGCTCGCTCCACCAACTCGCGGAGGCAAGCGACTGTGGTTTTTCGGTCGAGTGGTCGGCGATTCCGGTGGACGACGCGGTGCTGGCGGTGTCCGCAGACGACCCCGAAGAGCGGATTCGAGAACGCGCGCTCTTCTTCGGCGAGGACTTCGAACTCGTCTTCACGCTCGCCGAAGACGACCTCGAAGCCGCCCGCGAAGCCTCGCCGACGCCGATTTCTGTGGTGGGAACTGTGACCGAGGCGGACGTTCGAATGGACGACGACCTACTCCCGGACCGTGGATACACCCACGGAGAGTGA
- a CDS encoding enoyl-CoA hydratase/isomerase family protein, translating into MIEIADEAGVRVVTLARPERRNALTPDGLDALEWAVTDADQPVVYLRGDGPAFCAGADLDVVADLDQHEAESFAEHGQRVANAVEATDSVVVAGIDGAARGGGVELALACDLRIATAGATFAEPGVSLGLFGAWGGTVRLPRIVGEGEALDLALSGRTIGADEALRMGLVSRVVDEPRLVADEIAGNDAETLRALKTRMRDDAASGEQETAEATTFGRLVERHADAIAEQRGKGE; encoded by the coding sequence GTGATAGAAATTGCCGACGAAGCAGGCGTACGCGTCGTCACGCTCGCGCGCCCCGAGCGGCGCAACGCGCTCACGCCGGACGGACTCGACGCCCTCGAATGGGCCGTCACCGACGCCGACCAACCTGTCGTCTACCTCCGCGGCGACGGCCCCGCGTTCTGTGCCGGAGCGGACTTGGACGTGGTCGCGGACCTCGACCAGCACGAAGCCGAATCTTTCGCCGAACACGGCCAGCGAGTCGCAAACGCCGTCGAAGCCACTGACTCGGTCGTCGTTGCCGGAATCGACGGTGCAGCACGGGGTGGCGGCGTCGAACTGGCGTTGGCCTGTGATTTGCGGATAGCGACCGCGGGAGCCACCTTCGCGGAACCCGGGGTCAGCCTCGGCCTGTTCGGCGCGTGGGGTGGCACTGTCAGGTTGCCACGCATAGTCGGCGAGGGCGAAGCCTTGGACCTCGCGCTCTCGGGCCGGACGATAGGTGCCGACGAAGCACTCCGCATGGGACTCGTCTCTCGCGTCGTGGACGAGCCTCGACTCGTGGCAGACGAAATAGCCGGCAACGACGCCGAAACGCTCCGAGCGCTCAAGACGCGGATGCGTGACGACGCCGCGTCGGGAGAACAAGAAACAGCAGAGGCGACCACGTTCGGACGACTCGTCGAGCGCCACGCCGACGCGATTGCGGAACAGCGCGGGAAGGGCGAGTGA
- a CDS encoding site-2 protease family protein: MGSTAPPDDGPSPERLKSVFRVYETRSDGRRLVYYGEPLVPQERLMQTVWPLFREHGYEVNLATETGEYVLVAEPAETGVNGFPLTNVVLFLLTILSTMYAGTAWYHIQLAENPLAVLEAWPFTAAVVGVLLTHELGHYVMTRYHGVEASLPYFIPMPTLIGTMGAVIRMKGQMPDREALFDIGVAGPLAGLVATIVVTAIGLTMDPISVPERVVNSPNTIQVEFGYPPLLHLIAMAVGEPVSYSEGLAVNPVVIGGWVGMFITLLNLIPVGQLDGGHIVRAMLGEDQERIAALVPVALFGLAAYVFYVEHVSNASVLWVFWGLLATWVAYVGPANPIDEEGLDTRRKLVGLLTFVLGALCFTPVPIEIIA; encoded by the coding sequence ATGGGTTCGACCGCCCCGCCTGACGATGGTCCGTCGCCCGAGCGACTCAAATCGGTCTTCAGGGTGTACGAGACCCGTAGCGACGGCCGACGACTTGTGTACTACGGCGAACCACTCGTCCCCCAAGAACGGCTCATGCAGACCGTCTGGCCGTTGTTCCGGGAACACGGCTACGAAGTGAACCTAGCGACCGAAACCGGCGAGTACGTCCTCGTCGCCGAACCCGCCGAGACGGGCGTAAACGGCTTCCCGTTGACGAACGTCGTCCTGTTCCTGCTCACGATTCTCTCGACGATGTACGCCGGGACGGCGTGGTATCACATCCAACTCGCGGAGAATCCGCTGGCCGTCCTCGAAGCGTGGCCGTTCACCGCGGCCGTGGTCGGCGTCCTGCTCACCCACGAGTTGGGCCACTACGTGATGACTCGGTACCACGGCGTCGAAGCCTCGTTACCGTACTTCATCCCGATGCCGACGCTCATCGGGACGATGGGCGCAGTCATCCGCATGAAAGGTCAGATGCCCGACCGCGAGGCACTGTTCGACATCGGCGTCGCTGGACCGTTGGCGGGACTCGTAGCGACTATCGTCGTGACCGCCATCGGCCTGACGATGGACCCGATTTCGGTGCCGGAACGCGTCGTCAACAGTCCCAACACCATCCAAGTGGAGTTCGGCTACCCACCCCTGTTACACCTCATCGCCATGGCAGTCGGCGAACCAGTGAGCTACAGCGAGGGCTTGGCAGTCAACCCGGTCGTCATCGGTGGCTGGGTCGGGATGTTCATCACCCTCCTGAACCTCATCCCGGTCGGCCAACTCGACGGCGGCCACATCGTCCGCGCAATGCTCGGCGAAGACCAAGAGCGCATCGCGGCACTCGTCCCCGTCGCGCTGTTCGGTCTCGCCGCGTACGTCTTCTACGTCGAACACGTCAGCAACGCCTCGGTGCTGTGGGTGTTCTGGGGTCTACTCGCGACGTGGGTCGCCTACGTCGGCCCGGCGAACCCCATCGACGAAGAGGGGTTAGACACCCGCCGGAAGTTGGTCGGACTGCTGACCTTCGTCCTCGGGGCGCTGTGCTTCACGCCGGTTCCCATCGAGATAATCGCGTGA
- a CDS encoding response regulator transcription factor: MSADTTILVVDDNRPLAEGFAKMLSAEYEVLTAYNGEEAISLLDETIDVVLLDRRLPGISGDDVLEDIRRRGLDCRVAFVSAADPSPNLDCDMYVTKPIWGSDTLHETVDSLLESEESSATSRNGNGGSRPPA, from the coding sequence ATGTCCGCCGACACTACTATCCTGGTTGTCGATGATAATCGCCCGCTCGCCGAAGGATTCGCCAAGATGCTCTCCGCAGAGTACGAGGTTCTGACCGCCTACAACGGTGAGGAGGCGATCAGTCTTCTCGACGAGACCATCGACGTGGTCCTCCTCGACCGGCGACTGCCAGGTATCTCCGGCGACGACGTGTTAGAAGACATCCGGCGGCGGGGACTCGACTGTCGGGTCGCGTTCGTCTCCGCGGCCGACCCCTCCCCGAACCTCGACTGCGACATGTACGTCACGAAGCCGATTTGGGGTTCGGACACGCTCCACGAAACCGTCGATAGTCTCCTCGAAAGTGAGGAGAGCAGTGCGACCAGTCGGAATGGCAACGGCGGCAGTCGGCCACCCGCCTGA
- a CDS encoding NAD+ synthase: protein MVDLRLSESELDARREHVVQFIQDTAEAAGTDRAILGLSGGIDSTLTAYLTAEALGAEHLHGLVMPGAVSRNDNMSDAEWVAQELEIPYDVFEINPIVDRFLDAYSEAEDDKTAVGNVRARSRAVLNYLVANHEDAMVVGTGNRSEALVGYFTKYGDGAVDCHPLGNLYKQQVRQLAAHVGVPKELVEKEPTAGLWAGQTDEEELGLDYDTLDSILALHVDGPLSVAATAREVEGVTEAQVEQVRKMYERSAHKRSVPPAPEPLH, encoded by the coding sequence ATGGTAGACCTGCGACTCTCGGAATCGGAACTCGACGCCCGCCGCGAACACGTCGTTCAATTCATCCAAGACACCGCCGAGGCCGCGGGGACCGACCGAGCGATCCTCGGTCTCTCGGGCGGCATCGACAGCACGCTCACTGCCTATCTCACGGCAGAAGCACTCGGAGCAGAGCACCTCCACGGGCTGGTTATGCCCGGCGCGGTGAGCAGGAACGACAACATGAGCGATGCCGAGTGGGTCGCTCAAGAACTCGAAATCCCCTACGACGTGTTCGAGATAAATCCCATCGTAGACCGCTTTTTGGATGCCTACAGCGAGGCCGAGGACGACAAGACCGCCGTGGGGAACGTCCGTGCGCGTTCGCGGGCCGTGCTGAACTATCTCGTCGCCAATCACGAGGACGCGATGGTCGTCGGCACCGGCAACCGGAGCGAGGCGCTGGTCGGCTACTTCACGAAGTACGGCGACGGCGCGGTCGATTGCCACCCACTCGGCAACCTCTACAAACAGCAAGTGCGACAGCTCGCGGCTCACGTCGGTGTCCCGAAAGAACTCGTCGAGAAAGAACCCACTGCAGGTCTGTGGGCAGGTCAGACCGACGAGGAGGAGTTGGGACTGGACTACGACACCCTCGACTCCATTCTCGCGCTCCACGTCGATGGCCCGCTCTCGGTGGCCGCGACTGCCCGCGAAGTCGAGGGCGTCACCGAAGCGCAGGTCGAGCAGGTCAGGAAGATGTACGAGCGCAGCGCCCACAAGCGGTCGGTGCCGCCCGCACCAGAACCGTTGCACTGA
- a CDS encoding 30S ribosomal protein S19e has translation MTTLYDVPADDLIEAVAAKLEDRLEQPDWAQFAKTGSQRELPPEQENFWAIRGASLLRKVADNGPIGVERLATEYGGKKGGTNRYVVAPEHRKDGSRNVIRTILQQLEDEDLIEIGEGEGRRVTAEGRSLLDDTAGEVMEDLDRPELERYA, from the coding sequence ATGACGACGCTCTACGACGTTCCCGCGGACGACCTCATCGAAGCGGTCGCCGCGAAGCTAGAGGACCGACTCGAACAACCAGACTGGGCCCAGTTCGCCAAGACCGGTTCCCAGCGCGAACTCCCACCGGAGCAGGAGAACTTCTGGGCGATTCGCGGTGCCAGCCTCCTGCGCAAAGTCGCCGACAACGGCCCCATCGGCGTCGAGCGACTCGCCACCGAGTACGGCGGCAAGAAGGGCGGCACGAACCGCTACGTCGTCGCGCCGGAACACCGTAAGGACGGCAGTCGAAACGTCATCCGCACTATCCTCCAGCAACTCGAAGACGAGGACCTCATCGAAATCGGCGAAGGCGAAGGCCGCCGCGTGACCGCCGAGGGTCGCAGCCTCCTCGACGATACCGCGGGCGAGGTTATGGAAGACCTCGACCGTCCGGAACTCGAACGCTACGCGTAA
- a CDS encoding lysylphosphatidylglycerol synthase transmembrane domain-containing protein yields the protein MDVDFGDARSIVVGFGVGALVLLGLYSLVGLDEVAAALSQADITLVAAVCGVAVGWLFAWSLALRTVLGVIAVPVSVLRSFLLFAGATFANNVTPFGQAGGEPFSALLVSRTTETEYENGLAAVASVDTLNFVPSVSFALLGIGYYATTFTVGDRVELAAISLAALAIAVPVAAYFGWRYRDSVAEVAVGLIVPVGTRLARVVPFLDAPDESSLRDRVEGFFSALERVAGDRHQLALALAFSAIGWFLLSVSLWLSLLALGHAVPFAAALFVVPLASVAGVTPLPGGLGGVEAVLVVLIVPVTGVDAATAGAAAVIHRGATYWLPVLLGGSATAMLEADNASKATKSD from the coding sequence ATGGACGTAGACTTCGGCGACGCCCGCTCGATAGTGGTCGGGTTCGGCGTCGGTGCCCTCGTCTTGTTGGGACTGTACTCACTCGTCGGTCTCGACGAGGTAGCGGCGGCACTCTCGCAGGCCGACATCACACTCGTCGCGGCCGTCTGCGGCGTCGCCGTGGGCTGGTTGTTCGCGTGGAGTCTCGCGCTCCGGACTGTCCTCGGTGTCATCGCCGTTCCCGTCTCGGTGCTACGGTCGTTCTTGCTGTTCGCGGGCGCGACGTTCGCCAACAACGTCACGCCCTTCGGGCAGGCGGGCGGCGAACCGTTCAGCGCGCTGTTGGTCTCTCGCACGACCGAAACGGAGTACGAGAACGGACTGGCCGCCGTCGCCAGCGTCGATACGCTCAACTTCGTCCCCTCCGTCTCGTTCGCGCTGTTGGGCATCGGCTACTACGCCACGACGTTCACAGTCGGCGACCGCGTCGAGTTGGCGGCCATCTCGTTGGCCGCGCTGGCTATCGCGGTTCCGGTGGCGGCCTACTTCGGGTGGCGATACCGCGATTCCGTCGCCGAGGTGGCAGTCGGCCTCATCGTGCCGGTCGGGACGCGACTCGCACGCGTCGTCCCGTTTCTCGACGCACCCGACGAGTCCAGCCTCCGCGACCGAGTCGAGGGGTTCTTCTCCGCGCTGGAGCGGGTCGCTGGCGACCGCCACCAGTTGGCCTTGGCGCTCGCATTCTCCGCGATTGGCTGGTTCTTACTGTCGGTCTCGCTGTGGCTCTCGCTACTCGCGCTCGGCCACGCCGTCCCCTTCGCGGCCGCGCTGTTCGTCGTCCCGCTGGCGAGCGTCGCCGGAGTGACGCCGCTTCCGGGCGGACTCGGCGGCGTCGAAGCCGTACTTGTCGTCCTAATCGTCCCCGTGACGGGCGTGGACGCCGCGACGGCAGGTGCGGCGGCAGTCATCCACCGCGGGGCGACGTACTGGCTTCCCGTGCTACTCGGCGGGAGCGCTACCGCGATGTTGGAAGCCGACAACGCTTCGAAAGCCACGAAATCGGACTGA